In Mycoplasmopsis fermentans PG18, one genomic interval encodes:
- a CDS encoding CDS14 family ICE transfer lipoprotein, whose product MKKSKKFMKFMAIGTIVPLASLTTSCFGPIFEPHQPPNPNPNPNPNPSGGESTDWSDVDGYVHYDAEKNPKDFLKKDNQYYFAQVLHNEQKYDADVYRNDNWKKNEYMPKINVRLDLDKDWYTSQPELNEIKDLFDVDYSAPVKLNNMMRNFLNPEYKDLGLVDSKNYINSMASYLEGSQKDVFAYKDSYHGNKWVFEDQKEVRKHYHYYFDMKLDNYYEQFINDFALKGTSKTFKDIAIDGLYKQGMWNNYFDLGKDYSKWFYLAFTRSNVEKYHEGFKIYETAKQNKDFIMQLPTGDDYNLWNDLSSFAWMAGKMVKLTLVNNEAYKKYLELLQMFGTIQAGNKKWFEIEQVYRNYFKEYLDKATNALLDVLKYGAVFGVEMEELGKEKKTLVKMFPVAIGDNQFADYEYSYVWAYRTLYDVLMPMYGANDWEVPYSFTEYDNQKSGNTPYAPIYEYINFFTNTVFKAKDKSFKELELNTKFMNKMQEAEYKKEAKSKFHSWIAIWNNRVNGSLDTSTLD is encoded by the coding sequence ATGAAAAAAAGTAAAAAGTTTATGAAGTTTATGGCAATTGGAACGATAGTTCCTTTAGCAAGTTTAACGACGAGTTGTTTTGGTCCTATTTTTGAGCCACATCAACCTCCAAATCCAAATCCGAACCCTAATCCAAACCCTAGTGGCGGAGAAAGCACGGATTGGAGCGATGTGGATGGCTATGTACATTATGATGCAGAAAAGAATCCAAAAGATTTTCTAAAGAAGGACAATCAATATTATTTTGCGCAAGTATTGCATAATGAGCAAAAATATGATGCCGATGTGTATAGAAATGATAATTGAAAAAAGAACGAGTATATGCCTAAAATCAATGTTCGTTTAGACTTGGATAAAGACTGGTATACTAGCCAACCTGAATTAAACGAAATTAAAGATTTATTCGATGTTGATTATAGCGCGCCGGTGAAGTTGAATAATATGATGAGAAACTTTTTGAATCCTGAATATAAAGATTTAGGTCTTGTGGATTCAAAGAATTATATTAATTCAATGGCTAGTTATTTAGAAGGATCGCAAAAAGATGTATTTGCCTATAAGGATAGTTATCATGGTAATAAATGAGTGTTTGAGGACCAAAAGGAAGTAAGAAAACACTATCACTATTATTTTGATATGAAGCTTGATAATTACTATGAACAATTCATCAATGATTTTGCTCTTAAAGGCACAAGCAAGACATTTAAAGATATTGCTATTGATGGTTTATATAAACAAGGAATGTGGAATAATTATTTCGACTTAGGAAAAGATTATTCAAAATGGTTTTATTTAGCTTTTACAAGAAGTAATGTTGAAAAATACCATGAAGGCTTTAAGATTTATGAGACTGCAAAACAAAACAAAGATTTCATAATGCAATTGCCTACGGGTGATGATTATAATCTTTGAAATGATTTAAGTAGTTTTGCTTGGATGGCTGGTAAGATGGTTAAGCTAACGTTAGTTAATAACGAAGCTTATAAAAAGTATTTAGAGTTATTGCAAATGTTTGGAACTATTCAAGCTGGAAATAAGAAGTGGTTTGAAATTGAACAAGTATATAGAAATTATTTTAAAGAGTACTTGGACAAAGCAACAAATGCATTGCTTGATGTTCTTAAATACGGAGCAGTCTTTGGCGTGGAAATGGAAGAATTAGGCAAAGAGAAAAAAACCTTAGTTAAGATGTTTCCAGTAGCTATTGGGGATAATCAATTTGCTGATTATGAATATAGCTACGTATGGGCGTATAGAACACTATATGATGTGTTAATGCCTATGTATGGGGCTAATGATTGAGAAGTGCCATATAGTTTTACTGAATATGATAATCAAAAGTCAGGCAATACACCATATGCTCCAATTTACGAATACATAAACTTTTTTACAAATACTGTTTTTAAAGCTAAAGATAAAAGTTTTAAAGAACTTGAATTAAACACTAAATTTATGAATAAAATGCAAGAGGCTGAATATAAAAAAGAAGCTAAAAGTAAGTTTCATAGCTGAATTGCAATTTGGAATAATAGAGTTAATGGAAGCTTGGATACAAGCACTTTAGATTAA
- a CDS encoding ATP-binding cassette domain-containing protein: protein MSTFINNQKWNKKSVQHTSFYHFQINLLLGRNGQGKTLLLNIASMQDDNFTGEIFYENENIKNCKEWKNIFFLPTDFNFPVFLTSYKFIKIYLKLFSTKIFGKFEIENKFKEFGLFECINKNPNKLSSGQKRTLLFLLINMIEPKVLLLDEPEANLDPYARNQLYQRLQALKQKGVSIILASHVIDSNNEIIDYITILNEKEIVFESKINSVKESSSIYENFNKEIYDKI, encoded by the coding sequence ATGAGTACTTTTATAAATAATCAAAAGTGAAATAAAAAAAGTGTTCAACACACTTCTTTCTATCACTTCCAAATAAATTTATTATTAGGCAGAAATGGTCAAGGAAAAACTCTTCTACTTAATATTGCTTCAATGCAAGACGATAATTTTACTGGAGAAATATTTTACGAAAACGAAAACATAAAAAATTGTAAAGAATGAAAAAATATTTTTTTCTTACCAACAGATTTTAATTTTCCAGTTTTTTTAACTTCTTATAAGTTTATAAAAATTTATTTAAAGCTTTTTTCAACAAAAATTTTTGGCAAATTTGAAATTGAAAATAAATTTAAAGAATTCGGTTTATTTGAATGCATAAATAAAAACCCAAATAAATTGTCTAGTGGGCAAAAAAGAACATTATTGTTTTTACTAATCAATATGATCGAACCTAAGGTTTTACTTTTAGACGAACCTGAAGCAAATTTGGATCCTTATGCAAGAAATCAACTTTATCAAAGACTTCAAGCTTTAAAGCAAAAGGGCGTGTCAATAATTTTAGCATCTCACGTTATAGATTCAAATAATGAAATAATTGATTACATTACTATTTTGAACGAAAAGGAAATAGTATTTGAATCAAAAATAAACTCAGTAAAAGAATCATCTAGCATTTATGAAAATTTTAATAAAGAAATATATGATAAGATTTAA
- a CDS encoding type IV secretory system conjugative DNA transfer family protein, which yields MGDKKKKILKISLSAVAILLAAIIIFLALAIIFNVKRLKSFKMVSIKDFFAQTKASIYAFPKQFLISYAFLLIASIAGISYLFYKNKLKTSLLKPNKYWYRNEIDNSGVSNETFDKKFKVAPNYVGNQNNANWVIKFDSNLNKWWVNEPESDINSVVLGGVGSGKTQRVLLPNIIYNSHLRYKYRANFCIPDPKKEIIKMVGKKLEKQGYKIYAVDFSDTKKSVGWNPLSFAYKLAHRVPEGHPKWEDNMNEAISEINNVVEQLKWGNNSDGNPMWVDNAKLIVNVVAQFLLLLSIDRPDLLPERHFNLQSVASMCNLDTWNPKQKWISICYINAETNKRYYWAELFKNVKTIANIVPETLTGNLSHTTSALKNFTEDEFIKRLTRETKSFDLHGIVSSNEPYVIFIHYPDHKPSNHFLVSMLIDQIYQALIDCANSKEDLKLERKFFFMLDEAGNLPPILNLDNKVTISRSRNVFFQLVLQDYNQLKKYNTSTNHNVDSIIRSNLQFTYFLNSIDEKTLSDLSNSLGKKEVIKKSTSKSSSTSANGGSSSESESVEEKPLMSVAEIKAKNKEYAIIQKIGFLPMIVKTKLAYKYFSNDNYVFECDETENTVNESWNYQDLPDVELPVRNPIKNYDQLNDSSRAKKAREESLNKELNDKKVQKKLILEMQNARGSIKELSEYKDKISEWPKLALAWQKILSFQQKYKNKLSSELVNDFTKSINICLDQMNDIKTAGAKT from the coding sequence ATGGGAGATAAGAAAAAGAAAATATTAAAAATATCTTTAAGTGCTGTTGCAATACTTCTTGCAGCAATTATCATCTTCCTAGCTCTAGCCATTATATTTAATGTTAAGCGTTTGAAAAGTTTTAAGATGGTTTCAATTAAAGACTTTTTTGCACAGACAAAAGCAAGCATTTATGCATTTCCAAAACAGTTTTTAATTTCATACGCATTTTTATTAATTGCATCGATAGCGGGTATAAGTTATTTATTCTATAAAAATAAACTTAAAACATCATTATTAAAACCTAATAAGTATTGATATAGAAATGAAATTGATAATAGCGGTGTAAGTAATGAAACTTTCGATAAGAAGTTTAAAGTTGCACCAAATTATGTGGGAAATCAAAACAACGCTAATTGGGTAATTAAGTTCGATTCAAATCTAAATAAATGATGAGTGAATGAACCTGAAAGTGATATTAACTCAGTTGTTTTGGGGGGTGTAGGTTCAGGTAAAACACAACGTGTACTATTGCCTAATATTATTTATAATTCACATCTAAGATATAAATATAGAGCTAATTTCTGTATTCCGGATCCAAAAAAAGAAATTATCAAAATGGTTGGTAAAAAGCTTGAAAAGCAAGGATACAAAATATATGCGGTAGATTTTAGCGATACAAAGAAAAGTGTTGGTTGGAATCCATTATCATTTGCTTATAAACTAGCTCATAGAGTGCCGGAAGGGCATCCTAAATGAGAGGACAACATGAATGAAGCTATAAGCGAAATTAATAATGTTGTTGAACAGCTAAAATGAGGGAATAATAGCGATGGTAATCCTATGTGGGTTGATAATGCTAAATTGATTGTTAATGTTGTGGCTCAATTTCTATTGTTGCTTTCAATTGATAGGCCGGATTTATTACCAGAAAGGCATTTCAATTTGCAATCGGTAGCTTCAATGTGTAATTTGGACACTTGAAATCCTAAACAAAAATGAATCTCAATTTGCTATATAAATGCAGAAACAAATAAAAGGTATTATTGAGCTGAATTATTTAAAAATGTTAAGACAATTGCAAATATTGTTCCTGAAACATTAACGGGTAATTTATCACATACTACGAGTGCTTTAAAAAACTTTACTGAAGATGAGTTTATAAAGAGATTAACAAGAGAAACAAAGAGTTTTGATTTACATGGTATTGTATCTTCGAATGAACCTTATGTCATCTTCATTCACTATCCAGACCATAAGCCAAGTAATCACTTCTTAGTAAGTATGCTTATTGACCAAATATATCAAGCTTTAATTGATTGCGCTAATAGTAAGGAAGACTTGAAACTTGAACGGAAGTTCTTCTTCATGTTAGATGAAGCGGGGAACCTGCCTCCAATATTGAATCTAGATAATAAGGTCACAATATCGCGTAGTAGAAATGTATTTTTCCAACTTGTATTGCAAGATTACAATCAGCTTAAAAAATACAATACAAGCACTAATCATAATGTGGATAGCATTATTCGTAGTAATTTGCAATTTACTTATTTCTTGAACTCTATTGATGAAAAAACTTTAAGCGATTTATCTAATTCTTTAGGCAAAAAAGAAGTTATTAAAAAATCAACTTCAAAATCATCTTCAACATCAGCTAATGGTGGTTCATCTTCAGAAAGTGAATCGGTGGAAGAAAAGCCTTTAATGAGTGTGGCGGAAATTAAAGCGAAGAATAAAGAATATGCCATTATTCAAAAAATTGGTTTTCTTCCTATGATAGTAAAAACAAAATTAGCTTACAAATATTTTAGTAATGATAATTATGTTTTTGAATGTGACGAAACAGAAAACACTGTGAATGAATCTTGAAATTATCAAGACTTGCCAGATGTTGAATTACCGGTTAGAAATCCTATTAAAAACTATGACCAATTGAATGATAGTTCAAGAGCCAAGAAAGCTAGAGAGGAAAGCCTCAATAAAGAACTTAATGATAAGAAAGTTCAAAAGAAACTTATTTTGGAAATGCAAAATGCAAGAGGAAGTATTAAGGAGCTTAGCGAGTATAAAGACAAGATAAGCGAATGGCCTAAATTAGCACTTGCTTGACAAAAGATATTAAGTTTCCAACAAAAATACAAAAACAAATTAAGTAGTGAACTAGTGAACGATTTCACGAAGTCGATAAATATATGTTTAGACCAGATGAATGATATTAAAACAGCTGGAGCTAAAACATAG
- a CDS encoding single-stranded DNA-binding protein gives MNKVILTGRVVSEDYFKAKTTSGKAVLGFVIAVNNEYGGEPDFLNITAFGLQASNFEKYNKKGDLVEVIGKIKRNAYVDRDNHKQYKMEIVADNIIYSAKKVDRNAEGNDEDIIYKDETKLPKEEKEKVVKARLKKKDEMMEPFKQYIGMDPLCQSVYDKYEEEAFNKDVEVKDETKKHGQTL, from the coding sequence ATGAATAAAGTTATATTAACGGGTAGAGTAGTAAGTGAAGACTACTTTAAAGCTAAAACAACAAGTGGTAAAGCTGTTTTAGGGTTTGTGATTGCTGTAAATAATGAATATGGTGGGGAACCTGATTTTCTAAATATTACAGCTTTTGGTTTGCAAGCAAGCAATTTTGAAAAGTACAATAAAAAAGGCGACTTAGTCGAAGTTATTGGAAAGATAAAGAGAAATGCTTATGTGGATAGAGATAATCATAAGCAATACAAAATGGAAATTGTTGCTGACAATATTATTTATAGTGCTAAAAAAGTTGATAGAAACGCTGAAGGTAATGATGAAGATATTATTTATAAAGATGAAACAAAATTACCTAAGGAGGAAAAAGAAAAGGTTGTTAAAGCGAGACTAAAGAAAAAGGATGAAATGATGGAACCTTTTAAACAATATATTGGTATGGATCCATTGTGTCAAAGCGTCTATGATAAATACGAAGAAGAAGCTTTTAACAAAGATGTTGAAGTAAAAGATGAAACTAAAAAACACGGTCAAACATTGTAA
- a CDS encoding Mbov_0392 family ICE element protein — translation MIEKVFCFKDLYYLTQYALSDISDEEVVAKFNYLAKNIKNNTMRDKYKKQVLSIVDKMSNVDDDINQKIFDKLFYVEDTNEKNLEQYITLLNICNVEDLENIENNSLDLKFSFNDFFGENGYIESEYLFDLVDEDLKQNGINSKYIYSLGDLSRIDTEYVYIDDYLNFHPEDIDDIKKEYIENLASLKLDEIIDLNNKESIDANNKVEITDKTVKEAQKHVAGIVEKESETAKVKNTK, via the coding sequence ATGATTGAAAAAGTTTTTTGTTTTAAGGATTTGTATTATCTAACTCAATATGCATTAAGTGATATTTCAGATGAAGAAGTTGTAGCTAAATTTAACTATTTAGCAAAAAATATCAAGAATAATACTATGCGGGATAAATATAAAAAACAAGTATTATCTATAGTAGACAAAATGTCTAATGTAGACGATGATATAAATCAAAAGATTTTTGATAAATTGTTTTATGTTGAAGATACAAATGAAAAAAATTTGGAGCAATACATCACTTTATTAAATATATGCAATGTCGAAGATTTAGAAAATATAGAAAATAATAGTTTAGATTTAAAATTCTCATTTAATGATTTTTTTGGTGAAAATGGTTATATAGAAAGTGAATATTTATTTGATTTAGTAGATGAAGATTTAAAACAAAATGGAATAAACAGTAAATATATTTATTCACTTGGTGATTTAAGTAGAATCGATACAGAATATGTTTATATTGATGATTATTTAAATTTTCATCCAGAAGATATTGATGACATAAAAAAAGAATATATAGAAAATTTAGCTTCTTTAAAATTAGATGAAATCATTGATTTAAATAATAAAGAAAGTATTGATGCAAATAATAAGGTTGAAATAACTGATAAAACTGTTAAAGAAGCTCAAAAACATGTTGCTGGTATTGTAGAAAAAGAAAGTGAAACAGCAAAAGTTAAAAATACAAAATAA
- a CDS encoding Mbov_0395 family pilin-like conjugal transfer protein: MKPIDTEGLSNLTEQVQKVGHIIFGLVAVVAVISVIITSIVAGIQNSHEDDPQKRKQNNKKILWAGIVLILVIVGWGIFELVISIQASGGKTS, translated from the coding sequence ATGAAACCTATTGATACAGAAGGATTAAGTAATTTAACAGAGCAAGTACAGAAAGTTGGACATATCATATTTGGACTTGTGGCTGTGGTGGCTGTTATTAGCGTTATTATTACCTCGATTGTGGCGGGGATACAAAACTCACATGAAGATGATCCACAAAAAAGAAAGCAAAACAATAAAAAGATTTTGTGAGCTGGAATTGTATTAATTCTAGTTATAGTGGGTTGAGGAATATTTGAACTAGTTATTAGTATTCAAGCAAGCGGGGGAAAGACTAGCTAA
- a CDS encoding toxin-antitoxin system YwqK family antitoxin produces MQVFNALENEEIINRRNYEKNGTNFELISTKSGLTLAHNVLNDNSQEYYEMNEGAFSGRYYKIAENNQLVGVANYQNDELNGEATIYNTKGDILYKAHFEDGLLNGAVEEYKDGALVKSTMYENGFKTGEEVVYDAKGEVEGKTNFITNNEVKEKEVKEYKEADKEKKAEIRNKNFKEVLKKLPALALKGFLCLQAYLVGGLPLVIGITAIKYFFDKRKEKALAKNEIKPEIAKNFKLSDGVAKEITKTFNEAMKEIVVSTKEAVMSQYQKDLASGKIIADAYDNANIEKAQNAAMNKEIAKETKIENPKSKAKK; encoded by the coding sequence ATGCAAGTATTTAATGCATTAGAAAACGAAGAAATTATTAATCGTAGAAACTATGAAAAGAACGGAACTAATTTTGAATTAATTAGTACAAAAAGTGGTTTGACTTTAGCACATAATGTTTTAAATGATAATAGTCAAGAATACTATGAAATGAACGAAGGAGCTTTTAGTGGACGCTATTACAAAATTGCTGAAAATAATCAGCTCGTTGGCGTTGCGAATTACCAAAATGATGAATTAAATGGTGAAGCAACAATTTATAACACTAAGGGCGATATTCTTTATAAAGCACATTTTGAAGATGGTTTATTAAATGGGGCTGTTGAAGAATATAAAGACGGCGCGCTAGTTAAAAGCACAATGTATGAAAATGGATTTAAAACTGGCGAAGAAGTTGTATATGATGCTAAAGGAGAAGTAGAAGGAAAAACTAATTTTATTACTAATAATGAAGTAAAAGAAAAAGAGGTAAAAGAATATAAAGAAGCTGATAAAGAAAAGAAAGCGGAAATAAGAAACAAGAACTTTAAGGAAGTTTTGAAGAAATTACCTGCTCTTGCATTAAAAGGGTTCTTATGTCTTCAAGCATATTTAGTGGGCGGTTTGCCTTTAGTAATAGGCATAACTGCTATTAAATATTTCTTTGATAAAAGAAAAGAAAAAGCTTTAGCTAAAAATGAGATAAAGCCGGAAATTGCAAAGAACTTTAAGTTGAGCGATGGTGTTGCTAAAGAGATAACAAAAACGTTTAATGAAGCAATGAAAGAAATTGTTGTTTCAACTAAAGAGGCTGTGATGAGCCAATACCAAAAGGATTTAGCAAGTGGAAAGATTATAGCTGACGCATATGATAATGCGAATATTGAAAAAGCACAAAATGCAGCTATGAATAAAGAAATTGCTAAAGAAACAAAAATTGAAAATCCAAAGTCAAAGGCTAAAAAATAG
- a CDS encoding IS256 family transposase, with protein MKRKPINPVIDEITEKILENYNPVTSGDLSMAMKEVFQNTIQKMMNKEFDNFMGYEKNDNKVQKENYRNGFSKKNVNSQYGQMEIDIPRDREAKFEPIIIKKYERDISELVDMVFALYSRGMSTRDVSDFMFSKYGVNYSPTQISQLTNEIVEDARLWQERKLETYYPIIYIDAVHFHVVDNNVVTKKATYVIMGINGEGQKEILGLYIGENESAKFWMSVLNALKNRGISKINIICSDNLKGIQQAIEAVFPDSKQQRCIVHMIRNSVKYVNYKDMKEFCKDLKSVYQSNDAKNAMDNLDIFEDKWGKKYPTSISIWRRNWSEISTMFDYSLEIRTLIYTTNSIENLNSVFRKYTKTKTVFPSDDSLLKILFLASQQIIKNEVIQELEIDLAF; from the coding sequence ATGAAAAGAAAACCAATAAATCCTGTTATTGATGAAATAACAGAAAAAATTTTAGAAAATTATAATCCAGTTACTTCTGGTGATCTTAGTATGGCTATGAAAGAAGTATTTCAAAATACAATCCAAAAAATGATGAACAAAGAATTTGATAATTTTATGGGTTATGAAAAAAATGATAATAAAGTTCAAAAAGAAAATTATAGAAACGGTTTTTCTAAGAAAAATGTTAATAGTCAATATGGTCAAATGGAAATTGACATTCCAAGAGATCGTGAAGCGAAATTTGAACCTATAATCATCAAAAAGTATGAACGTGATATTTCTGAATTAGTTGATATGGTATTTGCTTTATATTCTAGAGGAATGTCAACAAGAGATGTAAGTGATTTTATGTTTAGCAAATATGGCGTTAATTATTCTCCAACACAAATAAGCCAATTAACTAATGAAATTGTTGAAGACGCAAGATTATGACAAGAAAGAAAACTTGAAACATATTATCCAATAATTTATATTGATGCAGTACATTTTCATGTTGTAGACAATAATGTTGTAACTAAGAAAGCTACATATGTTATTATGGGTATTAATGGTGAAGGACAAAAAGAAATTCTAGGACTTTATATTGGAGAAAATGAATCTGCAAAGTTTTGAATGTCTGTCCTAAATGCTCTTAAAAATAGAGGAATTAGTAAAATTAATATTATTTGTTCAGATAATTTAAAAGGTATACAACAAGCTATAGAAGCCGTTTTTCCTGATAGTAAGCAACAACGTTGCATTGTACATATGATTAGAAATTCTGTTAAATATGTTAACTACAAGGATATGAAAGAATTTTGCAAAGATTTAAAATCTGTATATCAATCTAATGATGCAAAAAATGCAATGGATAATTTGGATATTTTTGAAGATAAATGAGGCAAAAAATATCCTACATCTATTTCAATATGAAGACGAAACTGATCTGAAATTTCTACAATGTTTGATTATTCTCTTGAAATAAGAACGCTCATTTATACCACTAATTCAATCGAAAATTTAAATAGCGTATTTAGAAAATATACAAAAACAAAAACGGTTTTCCCATCTGATGATAGTCTTTTAAAAATTCTTTTTCTAGCATCTCAACAAATCATAAAAAATGAAGTAATTCAAGAATTAGAAATTGATCTAGCATTTTAA
- a CDS encoding MAGa4850 family ICE element protein yields MSVYGELRLIANEGSENEVRKFEANLEWRKNYFGKKVYDKLSQDTVSEILKTKIVLGESYYKILRTEKVAFEVYVCLRFLGAKKRYVNFYELVAFGFKKTSLQRAVKFLTDIGLILKVRNAVKIKKFKLTNDDRKFIVISGYKDWKIFLLFGLANLWAYKTLVWKSKELGTKKFVKSRKMKVIVQNNFLGLKGSTAYRYLKNICLVLGLRTDELFIIQRSVDNLQHLSFKTQRYLVIRI; encoded by the coding sequence ATGAGTGTATACGGCGAACTAAGGTTAATTGCAAATGAAGGAAGCGAAAACGAAGTTAGAAAGTTTGAAGCTAACTTGGAATGGAGAAAAAATTATTTTGGCAAGAAGGTTTATGACAAGTTAAGCCAAGATACAGTTAGTGAAATTTTAAAAACAAAGATAGTACTCGGTGAAAGCTACTATAAGATTTTGAGAACTGAAAAAGTTGCTTTTGAAGTGTATGTCTGTTTAAGGTTTCTTGGGGCTAAAAAACGCTATGTAAATTTTTATGAATTAGTGGCTTTTGGCTTCAAGAAAACAAGTTTGCAAAGAGCGGTAAAGTTTTTAACAGATATAGGGCTAATTTTAAAAGTTAGAAACGCTGTGAAAATTAAGAAGTTTAAGCTAACTAATGACGATAGAAAGTTCATTGTTATTAGTGGTTATAAAGACTGGAAGATTTTCTTGTTGTTTGGATTAGCTAATTTATGAGCTTATAAAACGCTTGTATGAAAATCAAAAGAACTTGGAACTAAAAAGTTTGTTAAAAGTAGAAAGATGAAAGTCATTGTACAAAATAACTTTTTAGGGCTAAAAGGTTCTACGGCTTACAGATACTTGAAAAATATATGTTTGGTTTTAGGTTTGAGAACTGATGAGTTATTTATTATTCAAAGAAGCGTCGATAACTTGCAGCATTTAAGCTTTAAGACTCAAAGGTATCTTGTAATACGCATATAA
- a CDS encoding relaxase MobL, with protein sequence MDVYMKFNYVSKMTNYKTGLGYCHDLSSWVSSGTVIDYFARGDKCVAFSPFDDSEKDRMLLEEVSREEKINWYRNHLKSKMGSQYSGVYDMLNDSSADVNIDNVKEELKSIDEQTFYEGILNLGNLGLEHNVLTANDWAELVKEEFRNFYSISGFNLDNLSSYYSIHGNTDNPHIHFMFFEKTKKRAKRKLNIDDIKMLRMKITNKLIKNFDYQNLKDLTSKLWDARKDVLSSTERTLENVQSQDYKDFIEACCYVRAEMENMFNKSYKLASPEVKEAINKIETFLYKYDDDFKGKMDNYQKAFDLVMQLKDETNSTFLKKRINNVLRTEKDEFSRQLGNKIIKAILKSRNAKSAKSFTKLFFYNLNVNDDSWRLINRAKKIFEAQSIQEYENIMTYYKI encoded by the coding sequence ATGGATGTTTATATGAAGTTCAACTATGTATCTAAAATGACTAACTATAAAACTGGTTTAGGCTATTGTCATGATTTAAGTAGTTGAGTATCAAGTGGGACAGTTATTGATTATTTTGCAAGAGGAGATAAGTGTGTAGCATTTAGTCCTTTTGATGATAGCGAAAAAGATAGAATGCTTTTAGAGGAAGTAAGTAGAGAAGAAAAGATTAACTGATATAGAAATCATCTTAAGTCTAAAATGGGTAGCCAATATTCTGGTGTTTATGATATGCTAAACGATTCTAGTGCTGATGTAAATATCGATAACGTTAAGGAAGAATTAAAGAGTATTGATGAACAAACATTTTATGAAGGCATTTTAAACTTAGGTAATTTAGGTTTAGAACATAATGTTTTAACTGCTAATGATTGAGCTGAGTTAGTTAAAGAGGAGTTTAGAAACTTCTATAGCATTAGCGGTTTTAATTTAGATAACCTTAGTTCTTATTATTCAATACATGGTAATACAGATAATCCACACATCCATTTTATGTTTTTTGAAAAGACTAAAAAAAGAGCAAAAAGAAAATTAAACATCGACGATATAAAAATGCTAAGAATGAAGATTACAAACAAGCTTATTAAAAACTTTGATTATCAAAATCTTAAGGATTTAACAAGTAAGTTATGAGATGCCAGAAAAGATGTTTTATCTTCGACAGAACGAACGCTTGAGAATGTTCAAAGCCAAGATTACAAAGACTTTATTGAGGCTTGCTGTTATGTAAGAGCTGAAATGGAGAATATGTTCAATAAGTCTTATAAACTTGCTTCACCAGAAGTTAAAGAAGCGATAAACAAGATAGAAACATTTTTATATAAATATGATGATGATTTTAAAGGAAAGATGGATAACTATCAAAAGGCATTTGATTTAGTTATGCAACTAAAGGATGAAACGAATTCAACGTTTTTAAAAAAGAGAATCAATAATGTTTTGAGAACTGAAAAAGATGAGTTTTCTAGACAGCTAGGGAACAAGATAATAAAAGCAATTCTAAAATCAAGAAATGCTAAGAGTGCTAAAAGCTTTACAAAATTATTCTTTTATAACTTGAATGTAAATGATGATTCTTGAAGATTGATTAATAGAGCTAAGAAGATTTTTGAAGCTCAAAGCATTCAAGAATACGAAAACATTATGACTTATTACAAAATATAG